One genomic segment of Clostridium saccharoperbutylacetonicum N1-4(HMT) includes these proteins:
- a CDS encoding putative quinol monooxygenase, with amino-acid sequence MIRIVAQSVVKDDKREEYIQLAKELIEKSKQEQGCISYGLFQDINNPSIITFIEDWEDQNAIDLHNKTEHFKRIVPLFADLRVSKGDVNLYREV; translated from the coding sequence ATGATAAGAATAGTAGCGCAAAGTGTAGTTAAAGATGACAAGAGAGAAGAATATATTCAATTAGCAAAAGAATTAATTGAAAAGAGTAAGCAAGAACAAGGATGTATTTCCTATGGGTTATTCCAAGATATAAATAATCCATCTATAATTACGTTTATAGAAGATTGGGAAGATCAAAATGCGATTGATTTACATAATAAAACTGAGCATTTTAAAAGAATAGTTCCTTTATTTGCTGATTTGCGAGTAAGTAAAGGGGATGTAAATTTATACAGAGAAGTATAA
- a CDS encoding prephenate dehydrogenase, with product MKIVVVGLGVIGGSFTMALKEAGYNDVYGIDTNEETLVKAKKLGLIKEGFTSGEEIVKDADLIIMSLYPRLVKKFITDNKDNFKDGAVITDATGIKKMFIGHIVEILPSNIDFVFGHPMAGREKKGIDFATSEVFKGANYILTPVDRNKEENLKLIEDLAYEIGFKRVKRINPEYHDEMIGFTSQLPHALAVALVNSDVEGRDTGSFIGDSYRDLTRIANINEDLWSELFLGNKENLLMSIQNFENELDKIKYAIKDNDIESLKQLFIKSTKRREKL from the coding sequence ATGAAAATTGTAGTTGTTGGTCTTGGTGTAATTGGTGGTTCCTTTACTATGGCTTTAAAAGAAGCAGGATACAATGATGTTTATGGAATAGACACTAATGAGGAAACATTAGTAAAAGCTAAAAAATTAGGATTAATTAAAGAAGGATTTACTAGTGGAGAAGAAATAGTTAAAGATGCTGATTTAATAATTATGTCTTTATACCCAAGGTTAGTTAAAAAGTTTATTACTGATAACAAAGACAATTTTAAAGATGGCGCAGTAATAACAGATGCCACTGGGATAAAGAAGATGTTCATTGGCCATATAGTAGAAATTTTACCAAGTAATATTGACTTTGTTTTTGGACATCCAATGGCAGGAAGAGAAAAGAAAGGAATAGATTTTGCTACTAGCGAAGTATTTAAAGGTGCAAACTATATTTTAACTCCAGTAGATAGAAATAAAGAAGAAAATCTTAAACTTATAGAAGATTTAGCATATGAAATAGGTTTTAAGAGAGTTAAAAGGATAAATCCAGAATATCATGATGAAATGATAGGATTTACAAGTCAACTACCACATGCATTAGCAGTTGCATTAGTGAATAGTGATGTGGAAGGAAGAGATACTGGAAGTTTTATTGGTGATAGTTATAGAGATTTAACTAGAATAGCTAACATTAATGAAGATTTATGGAGTGAACTTTTCTTGGGAAATAAAGAAAATTTACTTATGAGTATACAAAACTTTGAAAATGAGTTAGACAAAATAAAATATGCAATTAAAGATAATGATATAGAGTCATTAAAACAATTATTTATAAAATCTACAAAAAGACGTGAAAAGTTATAA
- the aroF gene encoding 3-deoxy-7-phosphoheptulonate synthase, with protein MIIIMKPKASEEEIRKIKEIIEGKGLEVNLSKGDTYYIIGVVGDTSIIDPKKMQVLKGVDRVMKVQEPFKKANRRFKPEDTVIDIKGSVIGGSRLGVMAGPCSVESEEQIVEVAKRVKAAGANFLRGGAFKPRTSPYSFQGLELEGLKLLKTAKQETGLPIVTELMSTDYIDTFVENVDVIQIGARNMQNFDLLKQIGKTNKPILLKRGLSATIEEWLMSAEYIMAGGNENVILCERGVRTFETITRNTLDLQAIPVIKRLSHLPIIIDPSHAGGYAYLVEPMAKAAVIAGSDGLMIEVHNDPENALSDGQQSLTPDQFDKLMDKVKVVANMEGKEI; from the coding sequence ATGATAATTATAATGAAACCAAAAGCAAGCGAAGAGGAAATTAGAAAAATTAAAGAAATAATTGAAGGAAAGGGATTAGAAGTTAATCTTTCTAAAGGAGACACATACTATATTATAGGTGTTGTAGGAGATACTTCTATAATAGATCCGAAGAAGATGCAAGTACTTAAAGGGGTAGATAGAGTTATGAAGGTTCAAGAACCTTTCAAGAAGGCAAATAGAAGATTTAAACCGGAAGATACAGTTATTGATATTAAGGGTTCAGTAATTGGAGGGAGTCGTTTAGGAGTAATGGCAGGGCCATGCTCTGTTGAAAGTGAAGAACAAATTGTTGAAGTAGCTAAAAGAGTAAAAGCTGCAGGAGCAAACTTCTTAAGAGGAGGAGCTTTTAAACCAAGAACTTCTCCATATAGTTTTCAAGGCTTAGAACTTGAAGGATTAAAACTATTAAAAACAGCAAAACAAGAAACAGGACTTCCAATAGTTACAGAACTTATGTCAACTGATTATATAGATACTTTTGTTGAAAATGTTGATGTTATTCAAATTGGTGCAAGAAATATGCAAAACTTTGATTTATTAAAGCAAATTGGAAAAACTAATAAACCAATTTTATTAAAGAGAGGTTTATCAGCTACTATAGAAGAATGGTTAATGTCGGCAGAATATATTATGGCAGGTGGTAATGAAAATGTAATTCTTTGTGAAAGAGGAGTTAGAACTTTTGAAACAATTACTAGAAATACTTTGGATTTACAGGCTATTCCAGTAATTAAAAGATTATCACATTTACCTATTATTATTGATCCAAGCCATGCGGGAGGATATGCTTATTTAGTAGAGCCTATGGCAAAGGCAGCAGTTATAGCTGGAAGTGATGGACTTATGATAGAAGTTCATAATGATCCTGAAAATGCATTAAGCGATGGGCAACAATCTCTTACACCAGATCAATTCGATAAATTGATGGATAAGGTTAAAGTTGTAGCAAATATGGAAGGAAAAGAAATTTAA
- a CDS encoding shikimate kinase, which yields MKNKIVIIGMPGSGKTTLGKMLAEELNIKFFDMDEYIVEKTGKTTIQLFENGEEFFRDIESETCKELAGYSNVLISTGGGVIKRKANIDTLNKEGLIIFIDRPVDNILGDVDVSFRPLLKDGKEKLLKLYDERYALYNEYAEEIVKNDSDIRVVIDKIKEVIDNNENVSINN from the coding sequence ATGAAAAACAAAATAGTTATAATTGGTATGCCAGGTAGCGGGAAAACGACACTTGGAAAAATGTTAGCTGAAGAATTAAATATAAAATTCTTTGATATGGATGAATACATTGTAGAGAAAACAGGAAAAACAACCATACAACTTTTTGAAAATGGTGAAGAATTTTTTAGAGATATTGAATCAGAAACATGCAAAGAATTAGCTGGATACAGTAATGTATTAATTTCTACAGGAGGTGGAGTTATAAAAAGAAAAGCTAATATAGATACTTTAAATAAGGAAGGGTTAATTATTTTTATTGATAGGCCTGTTGACAATATTTTAGGAGATGTAGATGTTTCGTTTAGACCACTTCTTAAAGATGGAAAAGAAAAGTTATTAAAACTATATGATGAAAGATATGCACTTTACAATGAATATGCTGAAGAAATAGTTAAAAATGATAGTGATATTAGAGTGGTAATTGATAAAATTAAAGAAGTAATAGACAATAATGAAAATGTAAGTATAAATAATTAA
- a CDS encoding shikimate dehydrogenase — MEKRISGSTALYCLIGSPVDHSGSPAMYNYSFQKLGIDSAYVAFDISEEKVSDAIAAFKTLNIRGANVTMPCKSEVVKYMDELSPAARIIGAVNTIINKSGKLTGHITDGVGFVRNLKEHGVDIKGKIITVLGAGGAATAIVVQCALDGAKEINIFNIKDAFYQKAEKTIENIKKEVPECVVNLCDLEDTQKLNGQIAASDILVNATRVGMHPNEEESPIKDTNVFTKELVVADVVYNPRKTKLLEDAEAVGCTIVPGIGMLLWQGAEAFKLYTGLEMPADEVNELYFK; from the coding sequence ATGGAAAAAAGAATTTCTGGATCTACAGCATTATATTGCTTGATAGGATCACCAGTAGATCATTCAGGATCGCCAGCTATGTACAACTACAGTTTTCAAAAATTGGGTATAGATTCTGCCTATGTAGCTTTTGACATTTCAGAAGAAAAAGTATCTGATGCTATTGCAGCCTTTAAAACTTTGAATATAAGAGGTGCAAATGTAACTATGCCATGTAAAAGTGAAGTTGTTAAGTATATGGATGAATTATCTCCAGCAGCTCGTATTATTGGAGCAGTGAATACAATTATTAATAAAAGTGGAAAATTAACTGGTCATATTACAGATGGTGTTGGATTTGTACGCAATTTAAAGGAACATGGAGTAGATATAAAAGGTAAAATAATTACTGTTTTAGGTGCTGGTGGTGCTGCAACAGCCATTGTGGTTCAATGTGCACTAGATGGTGCTAAAGAAATTAATATTTTTAACATAAAGGATGCTTTTTATCAAAAGGCTGAGAAGACTATTGAAAATATAAAAAAAGAAGTACCTGAATGTGTTGTAAACTTATGTGATTTAGAGGATACACAAAAACTTAATGGGCAAATTGCAGCTAGTGATATTTTAGTTAATGCAACACGTGTGGGAATGCATCCAAATGAAGAAGAATCTCCAATAAAAGATACAAATGTTTTCACAAAGGAATTAGTTGTAGCTGATGTTGTTTATAATCCAAGGAAAACGAAGCTTTTAGAGGATGCTGAGGCAGTTGGATGCACAATAGTTCCTGGTATAGGTATGCTGTTATGGCAAGGTGCAGAAGCTTTTAAATTATATACTGGATTAGAAATGCCTGCAGATGAAGTTAATGAATTGTATTTTAAATAA
- the pheA gene encoding prephenate dehydratase — MSELDDYRDTIDEIDKKITELFEKRMDVVLKVGEYKKKNNLPVLDESREKQVIEKNLGYLKDKAYEEGARKFFINIMEIAKGFEQEKTKYNGSECEELKINKSRNGVEIGYYGVSGSFTEEAMFKYFGNNKEAKAYDEFENVFAAVKKDEIKYGVVPIENSSTGAISDVYDLLYKYGFYILGEVCIRINQNLVGIKGTTLETISEVYSHPQGFSQSTEFLKSYRDWELIPYHSTANSAKLVNELKDKRKAAIASKRVANIYDLEIIKENINNQSENFTRFIVIGKELERNPKADKVSVVFSLDDKAGTLYKLLRHFAENNINMIKIESRPMKHGPWKYFLYVDFEGNLYSDEVTKALTLIKQNSPYFKMLGAYETNIN; from the coding sequence ATGTCAGAGTTAGATGATTATAGAGATACAATTGATGAAATAGATAAAAAAATTACAGAATTATTTGAAAAGAGAATGGATGTAGTACTTAAAGTTGGTGAATATAAGAAGAAGAACAATTTGCCAGTATTAGATGAAAGTAGAGAAAAACAAGTAATTGAAAAAAATCTAGGGTATCTTAAGGATAAAGCTTATGAAGAAGGAGCAAGGAAATTTTTCATAAATATTATGGAAATTGCTAAGGGGTTTGAACAGGAAAAAACAAAGTATAATGGTTCTGAATGTGAAGAACTTAAAATTAACAAAAGTAGAAATGGTGTAGAAATTGGTTATTATGGAGTAAGTGGATCTTTCACAGAAGAAGCAATGTTCAAATATTTTGGCAATAATAAAGAGGCAAAGGCTTATGATGAATTTGAAAATGTTTTTGCTGCAGTTAAAAAAGATGAGATTAAGTATGGTGTTGTACCAATAGAAAATTCTTCAACAGGTGCTATTTCAGATGTTTATGACCTGTTGTATAAATATGGCTTTTATATACTTGGAGAAGTTTGTATAAGAATAAATCAAAATTTAGTAGGAATAAAGGGAACAACTTTAGAAACTATAAGTGAAGTGTATTCACATCCTCAGGGATTTAGTCAAAGCACAGAATTCTTAAAGTCTTATAGGGATTGGGAATTGATACCTTATCATAGCACAGCTAATAGTGCTAAGTTAGTTAATGAATTAAAAGACAAAAGGAAAGCAGCAATTGCAAGCAAAAGAGTAGCTAACATATATGATTTAGAAATAATAAAAGAAAATATAAATAATCAATCAGAAAATTTTACTAGATTCATAGTTATTGGTAAAGAACTTGAAAGAAATCCAAAAGCAGATAAAGTAAGCGTGGTATTTTCTCTTGATGATAAAGCTGGAACCTTATACAAATTATTGCGTCATTTTGCAGAAAATAATATAAATATGATAAAGATAGAGTCACGACCTATGAAACATGGTCCATGGAAGTATTTCTTATATGTAGATTTTGAAGGAAATCTATATTCAGATGAGGTAACAAAAGCACTAACATTAATTAAACAAAATAGTCCTTATTTTAAAATGTTAGGAGCTTATGAAACAAATATTAATTAA
- the aroC gene encoding chorismate synthase, giving the protein MSGMWGNKLKVSIFGESHGVGIGITIDGLPPGVEINMEEVMKEMARRAPGKSNLSTARKEADQPEILSGFFEGKTTGTPLCAVIRNADMHSRDYGKLKDLMRPGHADYPGFIRYNGFNDYRGGGHFSGRITAPLVFAGAICKQVLQARGINIGAHVKSIGNIEDKSFYDVKVDKELLDNLKLKELPLLAPEKEDEMRTLILEAKKEQDSTGGTIECTILGIKAGIGNPFFDSVESTLAHLMFSVPAVKGIEFGKGFEMTKLRGSECNDEYYYDNGEVKTYTNNNGGITGGITNGMPILFKVGIKPTASISKIQRTIDISEQKEAELVIEGRHDPCIVQRAVPVIEAVTAIGILDLLIS; this is encoded by the coding sequence ATGAGTGGAATGTGGGGAAATAAATTAAAGGTTTCTATATTTGGTGAATCACATGGAGTTGGAATTGGAATTACAATCGATGGACTTCCACCTGGTGTGGAAATAAATATGGAAGAAGTTATGAAGGAAATGGCTAGACGTGCACCAGGAAAAAGCAATTTGTCTACTGCAAGAAAAGAAGCAGATCAGCCAGAAATACTAAGTGGATTTTTTGAAGGAAAGACTACTGGAACTCCTCTTTGTGCAGTAATTAGAAATGCAGATATGCATTCAAGAGATTATGGGAAACTTAAAGATTTAATGAGACCAGGACATGCAGACTATCCAGGATTTATAAGATATAATGGCTTTAATGACTATAGAGGTGGTGGACATTTCTCAGGAAGAATTACTGCACCATTAGTATTTGCAGGAGCTATATGTAAGCAAGTTCTACAAGCTAGAGGAATTAATATAGGAGCTCATGTGAAAAGTATAGGAAATATAGAAGATAAAAGCTTTTATGATGTGAAAGTAGATAAGGAATTATTGGACAATTTAAAGCTAAAAGAATTACCTCTTTTAGCACCTGAAAAAGAAGACGAGATGAGAACTTTAATTTTAGAAGCAAAAAAAGAACAAGATTCTACTGGAGGAACAATTGAATGTACCATTCTTGGCATAAAAGCTGGGATTGGAAATCCATTTTTTGATTCGGTTGAATCAACATTAGCTCATTTAATGTTTTCTGTGCCTGCAGTTAAAGGAATAGAATTTGGAAAAGGCTTTGAAATGACTAAGCTTCGTGGTTCAGAATGTAATGATGAATATTATTATGACAACGGTGAAGTTAAAACTTATACAAATAATAATGGTGGTATTACTGGTGGAATAACTAATGGAATGCCAATACTATTTAAAGTTGGAATAAAACCAACAGCATCAATATCAAAAATTCAGCGAACAATAGATATTTCAGAACAAAAGGAAGCAGAACTTGTAATAGAAGGAAGACATGATCCGTGCATAGTACAAAGAGCTGTTCCAGTTATTGAAGCAGTTACAGCAATAGGAATACTTGACCTTTTAATCAGTTAA
- the aroA gene encoding 3-phosphoshikimate 1-carboxyvinyltransferase has protein sequence MGTFKIIPTKLKGEVKIPPSKSMAHRAVICAALGNGISKVTNIDYSDDIIATIEAMSALGAKIAKKDDYLEVCGIKSTENIEANKVKKERIIDCNESGSTLRFLVPIAALFDGVNRFVGRGNLGKRPLDTYYNIFKEQNIKYSFKEDILDLTTEGKLKSGEFKVKGNISSQFITGLLFTLPLLDGDSKIIITTEMESKGYIDLTLSAMKDFGIEIINNNYEEFIIRGNQTYKSRDYRVEGDYSQSAFFFCADALSNEVILNDLKLDSLQGDKEVIDILARMGVTISNKNNGIIGTADEKLKATIIDGSQCPDIIPVVSLVAALGAGKTEIINAGRLRIKECDRLAAVTSELNKLGAKITEKEDGLIIQGVKALKGGVEVWSHKDHRIAMTMAIAATVCKEPVILRDYECVSKSYPQFWDDYKNLGGVFDEWNVGK, from the coding sequence ATGGGAACTTTTAAAATTATTCCAACTAAATTAAAAGGTGAGGTAAAAATACCTCCATCGAAAAGTATGGCGCATAGAGCTGTAATATGTGCAGCTTTAGGAAATGGGATTAGTAAGGTTACTAACATAGATTATTCAGATGACATTATTGCTACTATTGAAGCTATGTCGGCATTAGGTGCAAAAATAGCAAAAAAAGATGATTATCTTGAAGTTTGTGGTATCAAAAGTACTGAAAATATTGAAGCTAATAAAGTAAAAAAAGAAAGAATAATTGATTGTAATGAATCAGGTTCAACTTTAAGATTTTTAGTGCCAATAGCAGCTTTATTTGATGGTGTTAATAGATTTGTTGGTAGAGGTAATTTAGGAAAAAGACCTTTAGATACCTATTACAACATATTTAAGGAGCAAAATATAAAATACTCTTTTAAAGAAGATATATTAGATTTAACAACAGAAGGTAAACTTAAGTCAGGAGAATTTAAAGTTAAAGGAAATATTAGCTCTCAATTTATAACAGGCTTGTTATTTACCCTTCCACTACTAGATGGGGATTCAAAAATAATAATAACAACAGAAATGGAATCAAAGGGATATATTGATTTAACTTTAAGTGCTATGAAAGATTTTGGAATAGAAATTATTAATAATAATTATGAAGAGTTTATAATTAGAGGAAATCAAACATATAAGAGTAGAGATTATAGAGTTGAAGGTGATTATTCTCAATCAGCATTTTTCTTTTGTGCAGACGCACTTTCTAATGAAGTAATCCTTAATGATTTAAAGTTAGATTCTCTTCAAGGTGATAAAGAAGTAATTGATATTTTAGCAAGAATGGGAGTTACCATAAGCAATAAAAATAATGGCATTATTGGAACTGCTGATGAAAAACTAAAAGCAACTATTATCGACGGATCACAATGTCCAGATATAATTCCAGTAGTTTCTTTAGTAGCAGCTTTAGGAGCAGGAAAAACAGAAATAATAAATGCTGGAAGACTTAGAATAAAAGAATGTGATAGATTAGCTGCTGTAACTTCTGAACTTAATAAGTTAGGAGCAAAGATTACTGAAAAAGAAGATGGATTAATAATTCAAGGTGTGAAAGCGTTAAAAGGTGGAGTTGAAGTCTGGAGTCATAAGGATCATAGAATAGCTATGACTATGGCTATAGCAGCTACTGTATGTAAAGAGCCTGTAATACTTAGAGATTATGAATGTGTTTCTAAGTCATATCCTCAGTTTTGGGATGATTATAAAAATTTAGGAGGTGTATTTGATGAGTGGAATGTGGGGAAATAA
- the aroB gene encoding 3-dehydroquinate synthase, which produces MEDLIVELGERSYPIIIQKGLIDKTGSEINKIYQGKKIFILTDKNVNYHYGDRVKESLIKSGYEVKLMALEPGEETKAFSTLPVVYNELLDFKLTRSDLIITLGGGVIGDLGGFVAATFLRGVSFVQMPTSLLAQVDSSVGGKVAVDLERGKNLVGSFYHPKLVLIDPEVLETLSERFFRDGMAEVIKYGCIKDKDFFYFLKGLKNKEEVMHNIEMIIHKCCFIKKCVVENDEKDTGERMLLNFGHTLGHAIETYYNFKKFTHGEAVAIGMYEISKIAEKKNLTAKGVSKEIKEILEQYILPYEVEIADSSAILDTIALDKKNIDNVLKVVLLKEIGESYLEKTNVEFFKN; this is translated from the coding sequence ATGGAAGATTTGATTGTCGAACTTGGCGAAAGAAGTTATCCAATTATTATTCAAAAGGGATTAATTGATAAGACAGGCTCAGAAATTAACAAAATTTATCAAGGGAAAAAAATATTTATATTAACCGATAAGAATGTAAATTATCACTATGGAGACAGAGTTAAAGAATCGCTAATTAAGTCAGGCTATGAAGTGAAATTGATGGCTCTAGAGCCAGGAGAAGAAACTAAAGCCTTTAGCACACTTCCAGTTGTATACAATGAACTTTTGGATTTTAAGCTTACAAGGAGTGATTTGATAATTACGCTTGGTGGCGGAGTAATTGGGGATCTTGGCGGATTTGTAGCAGCCACTTTCTTAAGAGGTGTTAGTTTTGTTCAAATGCCAACATCATTACTTGCTCAAGTTGACAGCAGTGTTGGTGGAAAAGTTGCTGTAGATTTAGAAAGAGGTAAAAATTTAGTAGGAAGTTTTTATCATCCAAAGTTAGTTTTAATTGATCCAGAAGTTTTAGAAACTTTAAGTGAAAGATTTTTTAGAGATGGGATGGCTGAAGTCATAAAGTATGGCTGCATAAAAGATAAGGATTTCTTTTACTTTTTGAAGGGTTTAAAAAATAAAGAAGAAGTTATGCACAATATAGAAATGATTATCCACAAATGTTGCTTTATAAAAAAATGTGTTGTGGAAAATGATGAAAAAGATACTGGAGAAAGAATGTTACTAAACTTTGGTCATACCTTAGGCCATGCTATTGAAACTTATTACAACTTTAAAAAATTTACTCATGGAGAAGCAGTTGCAATAGGGATGTATGAGATAAGTAAGATAGCAGAAAAGAAAAACCTTACAGCTAAAGGTGTAAGTAAAGAAATAAAAGAAATATTAGAACAATATATTCTCCCATATGAAGTAGAAATAGCCGATAGTTCAGCAATTCTTGATACTATAGCTTTAGATAAAAAAAATATAGATAATGTCTTGAAAGTAGTGCTATTAAAAGAAATAGGAGAATCATACCTAGAAAAAACCAACGTAGAATTTTTCAAAAACTAA
- a CDS encoding glycoside hydrolase family 9 protein encodes MNLLKNYIINEAQNIVALDKNDNYNVPNGTDYYWGSNMQVINNAVLLAEAYKIMPNKEYLEYAKEHINYCLGKNSLGMSYVTGYGSNSMKHPHHRPSTAQGAAVQGMIAGGSNKNLEDPLAKNLLKDKAPAKCYLDNSESYSTNEVDIYWNSPFVHAMAELNMK; translated from the coding sequence TTGAATTTACTTAAAAATTATATTATAAATGAAGCTCAAAACATTGTGGCTTTAGATAAAAATGATAATTACAATGTCCCTAATGGAACAGATTATTATTGGGGTAGTAATATGCAGGTAATCAATAATGCCGTATTGCTTGCAGAAGCATATAAAATTATGCCTAATAAAGAATATTTAGAATATGCAAAAGAACATATTAACTATTGTTTGGGCAAAAACTCATTAGGTATGTCTTATGTTACAGGTTATGGTTCAAATTCTATGAAACATCCGCATCATAGACCATCAACGGCACAAGGAGCAGCAGTACAAGGTATGATTGCAGGTGGTTCAAATAAAAATTTAGAAGATCCACTTGCAAAAAATCTTTTGAAGGATAAAGCTCCTGCTAAATGTTATTTAGATAATTCAGAAAGCTATTCAACTAATGAAGTAGACATTTATTGGAATTCACCATTTGTTCATGCAATGGCTGAATTGAATATGAAGTAA
- a CDS encoding pectinesterase family protein, giving the protein MKKSRLNKSIAAFMLGFVIIGTVIGSKQITFAATNSKAAANAATNYDVVVAKDGSGNFKTITDAYNYLIRSNSGSTRKTIYVKNGVYKEQLTISRSSITIIGESKNNTILTYNVANGDPKPTGGTYNSADCAALTVAANDFNAENITFENSHLKDTGKDVQASCIYTYGDRITFTNCNFYSGQDTLCAYTYGANKSRAYFKNCFIQGSVDFIWGGATALFENCTLNDIRDGGMYTAANTPKGQKFGYVFLNCTLTANEDVNYTFKTNPRWKTPSTVYLGRTYGDYCHVSYINCNLNAPVNSAGWLKMNNNVNNTALLEEYGCKGTGANRSKRVSWSKAITSNEASKYTKANILSGNDGWKP; this is encoded by the coding sequence ATGAAAAAAAGTAGATTAAATAAATCAATTGCAGCGTTTATGTTAGGCTTTGTAATTATTGGAACGGTTATTGGATCAAAACAAATTACTTTCGCAGCAACTAATAGCAAAGCTGCTGCTAATGCAGCAACAAATTATGATGTTGTTGTTGCTAAAGATGGTAGTGGAAATTTTAAAACAATCACAGATGCTTATAACTATTTGATACGTTCCAATAGTGGATCTACGAGAAAAACCATATACGTTAAAAATGGTGTTTATAAAGAACAACTTACCATTTCAAGATCTTCTATAACTATAATCGGTGAAAGTAAAAATAATACAATACTTACCTATAATGTTGCAAATGGAGATCCTAAACCTACTGGGGGTACTTATAACTCAGCAGATTGTGCAGCTTTAACTGTTGCTGCAAATGACTTTAATGCAGAAAATATTACTTTTGAAAACAGTCATTTAAAGGATACTGGTAAAGATGTTCAGGCATCTTGTATTTATACTTATGGAGATAGAATTACTTTCACTAATTGTAATTTTTATAGTGGGCAAGATACCTTATGTGCATATACCTATGGTGCAAATAAATCTAGAGCTTATTTTAAGAATTGTTTTATACAAGGTAGCGTTGACTTTATTTGGGGAGGTGCTACTGCATTATTTGAGAATTGTACATTAAATGATATAAGAGATGGGGGGATGTATACAGCTGCTAACACTCCTAAAGGTCAGAAATTTGGATATGTATTTTTAAATTGCACTTTAACCGCTAATGAAGATGTTAATTACACATTCAAAACTAATCCTCGTTGGAAAACACCTTCAACAGTTTATCTTGGAAGAACTTATGGGGACTACTGTCACGTATCATATATAAATTGTAATCTAAATGCACCAGTTAACTCAGCAGGTTGGCTAAAGATGAACAATAATGTAAATAATACTGCTCTTTTAGAGGAATATGGATGCAAAGGTACTGGTGCTAATAGATCTAAGAGAGTATCCTGGTCAAAAGCTATTACTAGCAATGAAGCGTCTAAGTATACAAAGGCTAATATTTTATCAGGAAATGACGGTTGGAAACCATAA